Proteins encoded by one window of Flavobacterium sp. N502540:
- the tatC gene encoding twin-arginine translocase subunit TatC encodes MAKKNLGEMSFLDHLEELRWLLVRSTIATMIMAFVTYFISDYLFDEIILGPTRPTFFTYVWFCDLSHQLGFADSICITQLNFIIQNTEMEGQVNIFVWMCLLAGFILSFPYILWEIWKFISPALYEKERKNARVFIFTSSLLFFLGVLFGYFVVIPMSVNFVATFSVSDVVKNQFTLDSYMGMVKTSILGSAIFFELPIAIYFLTKLGLVTPEFLRKYWKYAVIIILIIAAIVTPPDVVSQTIVAIPMLLIYEVSILISKIVYRNKMKENV; translated from the coding sequence ATGGCAAAAAAAAACCTTGGCGAGATGTCATTTCTGGATCATCTTGAAGAATTAAGATGGTTATTGGTTAGAAGTACAATTGCAACTATGATAATGGCATTTGTAACCTATTTTATAAGTGACTATTTATTTGACGAAATTATTCTTGGCCCAACCCGACCAACTTTTTTTACTTATGTTTGGTTCTGTGATTTATCACACCAACTAGGCTTTGCTGACAGCATCTGTATCACACAGCTGAACTTCATTATTCAAAATACAGAAATGGAAGGTCAGGTAAATATCTTTGTATGGATGTGTCTTTTAGCCGGTTTTATTCTGAGTTTTCCATATATTTTATGGGAAATCTGGAAATTTATCAGCCCCGCTTTATATGAAAAAGAGCGAAAAAATGCAAGAGTATTTATTTTCACCTCTTCTTTACTTTTCTTTTTAGGGGTACTGTTCGGATATTTCGTCGTGATCCCAATGTCGGTAAATTTCGTTGCCACTTTTTCTGTGAGTGATGTTGTAAAAAATCAATTCACCTTAGACTCTTATATGGGAATGGTGAAAACAAGTATACTGGGAAGTGCTATCTTTTTTGAACTGCCAATTGCCATTTACTTCTTAACCAAATTAGGATTAGTAACGCCTGAATTCTTAAGAAAGTACTGGAAATACGCCGTTATTATTATCCTGATTATCGCGGCGATTGTAACACCTCCGGATGTCGTGAGCCAAACTATTGTAGCGATACCAATGTTGCTTATCTACGAAGTAAGTATCCTGATTTCTAAGATTGTTTATCGAAATAAAATGAAAGAAAATGTCTGA
- the lptB gene encoding LPS export ABC transporter ATP-binding protein, translated as MKLRADNLIKTYKGRSVVKGISVEVNQGEIVGLLGPNGAGKTTSFYMIVGLVKPNSGNIYLDDLNITDYPMYKRAQQGIGYLAQEASVFRKLSIEDNILSVLQLTKLSKEAQIAKMESLIEEFSLEHIRTNRGDLLSGGERRRTEIARALATDPKFILLDEPFAGVDPVAVEDIQRIVAQLKNKNIGILITDHNVQETLAITDKTYLMFEGGILKAGIPEELVEDEMVRRVYLGQNFELRKKKLEF; from the coding sequence ATGAAATTAAGAGCCGATAATTTAATAAAAACCTATAAAGGACGCAGTGTTGTAAAAGGAATTTCTGTTGAAGTTAATCAAGGAGAAATTGTAGGCCTTTTGGGTCCTAATGGCGCAGGAAAAACGACTTCGTTTTACATGATTGTAGGATTGGTTAAACCTAATTCAGGAAACATTTATCTGGACGACCTGAACATTACCGATTATCCTATGTACAAACGTGCTCAACAAGGAATTGGCTATTTAGCACAGGAAGCTTCTGTTTTTAGAAAATTAAGCATTGAAGACAATATTCTGAGTGTTTTACAATTGACTAAGCTATCGAAAGAAGCGCAGATCGCCAAAATGGAAAGTTTAATTGAAGAGTTCAGTTTAGAACACATTCGTACCAACCGTGGAGATTTACTTTCAGGAGGAGAACGTCGTCGTACTGAGATTGCACGTGCTCTGGCAACAGATCCCAAATTTATTTTGTTAGATGAACCTTTCGCAGGAGTTGACCCTGTTGCGGTTGAAGATATTCAGAGAATTGTAGCACAGCTGAAAAATAAAAACATCGGAATTTTAATTACCGACCACAACGTTCAGGAAACTTTAGCTATCACCGATAAAACATACTTAATGTTTGAAGGTGGAATTTTAAAAGCCGGAATTCCTGAAGAATTAGTGGAAGATGAAATGGTTCGCCGCGTTTATCTGGGACAAAATTTTGAACTTCGTAAAAAGAAACTTG
- the recQ gene encoding DNA helicase RecQ — MNSNEIEIHKELKKYFGFSQFKGLQEQVITSILEKKNTFVIMPTGGGKSLCYQLPALIQDGTAIVVSPLIALMKNQVDAIRSLSSENGIAHVLNSSLTKTEIAQVKKDITSGLTKLLYVAPESLTKEEYVAFLQSVSISFVAIDEAHCISEWGHDFRPEYRNLKNIIKQLGKVPIIGLTATATPKVQEDILKNLEMADANTFKASFNRPNLYYEVRTKTKNIESDIIRFIKQHKGKSGIIYCLSRKKVESIAEVLQVNGISAVPYHAGLDAKTRAKHQDMFLMEDVDVVVATIAFGMGIDKPDVRFVIHHDIPKSLESYYQETGRAGRDGGEGHCLAYYSYKDVEKLEKFMSGKPVAEQEIGFALLQEVVAYAETSMSRRKFLLHYFGEEFDSETGEGADMDDNVRNPKTRIEAKDQVVKLLEIVRDTKHIYKSKEIVFTLIGRVNAVIKAHKTDTQSFFGSGSDHDEKYWMALLRQVLVAGYLSKDIETYGVVKITKEGLNFIKKPVSFMMSEDHEYSESEDEAIVTAGKSSGTADEVLMGMLRELRKKVAKKLGVPPFVVFQDPSLEDMALKYPITLTELFNIHGVGEGKAKKYGGDFVSLISRYVEDNDIIRPDDLVVKSTGVNSANKLYIIQNIDRKLPLSDIASAKGLSMDALIKEMEQIVYSGTKLNIKYWVDDMLDDDQQEEIHDYFMESESDKIEDALKEFDGDYDIDELRLMRIKFISEVAN; from the coding sequence ATGAATTCAAACGAAATTGAAATACACAAGGAATTAAAGAAGTATTTCGGCTTTAGCCAATTTAAGGGCTTGCAGGAGCAAGTCATTACGAGTATTTTAGAGAAGAAGAATACTTTTGTAATTATGCCAACTGGCGGTGGAAAGTCTCTTTGTTATCAATTACCCGCTTTAATTCAGGATGGAACGGCCATAGTTGTTTCTCCTTTGATAGCTTTGATGAAAAATCAGGTTGATGCTATTCGAAGCCTTTCCTCCGAAAACGGAATTGCCCATGTGTTAAATTCCTCTCTCACCAAAACAGAAATTGCCCAGGTTAAAAAAGACATCACTTCAGGTTTGACTAAGCTTTTATATGTAGCACCTGAATCGTTAACAAAAGAAGAGTATGTGGCTTTCTTACAAAGCGTATCCATTTCCTTTGTAGCGATTGACGAAGCGCATTGTATTTCAGAGTGGGGGCATGATTTCAGACCGGAATACCGTAATCTGAAAAATATAATTAAACAATTAGGGAAAGTGCCTATTATTGGACTTACCGCCACTGCAACCCCAAAAGTTCAGGAGGATATATTGAAAAATCTTGAAATGGCCGATGCGAATACTTTTAAAGCATCGTTCAACAGGCCGAACTTGTACTACGAAGTTCGAACAAAAACAAAAAATATAGAGTCGGATATTATTCGATTTATCAAACAACATAAAGGCAAATCCGGAATTATTTACTGCCTAAGCCGTAAAAAAGTAGAGTCGATTGCCGAAGTTTTACAAGTTAACGGAATCAGCGCTGTACCGTATCATGCAGGTTTAGATGCTAAAACCCGTGCCAAACATCAGGATATGTTCCTGATGGAAGATGTTGATGTGGTAGTGGCAACTATTGCATTTGGAATGGGGATTGACAAACCGGACGTTCGTTTTGTAATTCATCATGATATTCCAAAATCATTGGAGAGTTATTATCAGGAAACAGGTCGTGCCGGTCGTGACGGAGGAGAGGGGCATTGTCTGGCTTACTACTCCTATAAAGATGTAGAGAAGTTGGAGAAATTCATGTCAGGGAAGCCAGTGGCGGAACAAGAGATTGGATTTGCTCTTTTGCAGGAAGTAGTGGCGTATGCCGAAACTTCAATGTCGCGCAGAAAGTTCCTATTGCATTATTTTGGGGAAGAATTCGACAGCGAGACCGGTGAAGGTGCAGATATGGATGACAACGTTCGTAATCCTAAAACAAGAATTGAAGCCAAAGATCAGGTAGTTAAATTGTTGGAAATTGTTCGGGATACCAAGCATATTTATAAGTCAAAAGAAATTGTGTTTACCTTAATTGGCCGCGTAAATGCTGTAATTAAAGCACACAAAACAGATACCCAGTCGTTTTTTGGATCGGGTTCTGACCACGATGAGAAATATTGGATGGCCTTGCTCCGACAAGTTTTGGTAGCAGGTTATCTGTCAAAAGATATTGAAACTTATGGTGTGGTGAAAATCACGAAAGAAGGTTTGAACTTCATTAAAAAACCGGTTTCATTTATGATGTCTGAAGATCATGAGTACAGTGAATCTGAAGATGAAGCAATTGTAACTGCAGGAAAATCGTCAGGAACAGCCGATGAAGTCTTAATGGGCATGTTGCGTGAATTGCGTAAAAAAGTTGCTAAAAAATTAGGAGTTCCTCCGTTTGTTGTTTTTCAGGATCCTTCTCTTGAGGATATGGCTTTGAAATACCCAATTACTTTAACCGAATTATTTAATATTCATGGTGTAGGTGAGGGGAAAGCTAAAAAATATGGCGGTGATTTCGTTTCTTTAATCAGCAGATATGTTGAGGATAATGATATCATTCGTCCGGATGATTTAGTAGTTAAATCTACAGGAGTTAACTCAGCTAATAAATTATATATCATTCAAAACATCGATAGAAAATTGCCGCTAAGTGATATCGCTTCTGCAAAAGGACTTTCGATGGACGCTTTGATCAAAGAAATGGAACAAATTGTTTATTCGGGTACCAAACTAAATATCAAATACTGGGTTGATGACATGCTGGATGACGATCAGCAAGAAGAAATTCATGATTATTTTATGGAATCGGAATCGGATAAAATCGAGGATGCTCTTAAAGAATTCGATGGTGACTATGATATTGATGAGTTGCGTTTGATGAGAATTAAGTTTATTAGTGAGGTTGCAAACTAG
- a CDS encoding KpsF/GutQ family sugar-phosphate isomerase — protein MITKENILAIAKKTILSESEAITKLIDFLDENFYEAVQRIYETKGRLIVTGIGKSAIIAQKMVATFNSTGTPSMFLHASEAIHGDLGMLQNEDIIICISKSGNSPEIKVLVPLLKRFGNILIGMTGNVTSFLAKGSDYVLDTTVETEACPINLAPTNSTTAQLVMGDALAVCLMEMRDFKPEDFAVYHPGGALGKKLLLRVKDMIEHSLKPMVTPDTSIKKAIFEISEKRLGVTAVIENNTIVGIITDGDIRRMLNDRDSIADLTAKDIMSKNPKVVSSETMAVDALNILEDFSITQLIVADNGEYKGVLHLHDILKEGIV, from the coding sequence TTGATCACAAAAGAAAATATATTGGCGATCGCCAAAAAAACCATACTATCTGAAAGCGAAGCAATTACAAAGCTAATTGATTTTCTGGACGAAAATTTCTACGAAGCTGTCCAACGTATTTACGAAACTAAAGGCCGATTGATCGTTACAGGCATCGGAAAAAGCGCCATTATTGCTCAAAAAATGGTCGCTACTTTTAACTCAACGGGCACGCCTTCTATGTTCCTTCATGCCTCAGAAGCCATACATGGTGATTTGGGAATGCTTCAAAATGAAGACATCATAATCTGCATTTCAAAAAGCGGAAACAGTCCTGAAATAAAAGTGTTGGTTCCTTTGTTAAAACGTTTCGGAAACATCTTGATTGGAATGACCGGGAATGTAACTTCCTTTTTAGCCAAAGGCTCTGACTATGTATTAGACACCACTGTCGAAACAGAAGCCTGCCCGATCAATCTGGCACCAACCAACAGCACCACTGCTCAACTTGTTATGGGAGATGCCTTAGCGGTTTGTTTGATGGAAATGCGTGATTTTAAACCTGAAGATTTTGCGGTTTATCATCCTGGCGGAGCTTTAGGAAAAAAACTATTGCTTCGTGTTAAAGACATGATTGAGCATTCATTAAAACCAATGGTTACTCCCGATACCTCCATCAAAAAAGCGATTTTTGAGATCTCTGAAAAAAGACTGGGAGTAACTGCCGTAATCGAAAACAATACTATTGTTGGTATAATTACGGATGGTGACATTAGAAGAATGCTGAACGACAGAGATTCTATTGCAGATTTAACCGCAAAAGATATCATGTCAAAAAATCCTAAAGTAGTATCTTCAGAAACAATGGCGGTTGACGCTTTGAATATCTTAGAAGATTTTTCGATAACGCAGCTTATTGTTGCTGACAACGGAGAGTACAAAGGTGTACTACATTTACATGACATTTTAAAAGAAGGAATCGTATAA
- a CDS encoding carboxymuconolactone decarboxylase family protein produces MSDIIKEFNDYRSKMNEKLLADNNKIVKRIFNLDTNAYAPGALDVKTKELLGLVASAVLRCDDCVKYHLETSHKEGVTKEEMMEAMGIATLVGGTIVIPHLRRAYEFWEALEEAETK; encoded by the coding sequence ATGTCTGATATCATAAAAGAATTTAATGATTACCGTTCTAAAATGAACGAAAAATTGTTGGCTGACAATAATAAAATTGTAAAAAGAATTTTCAATCTTGACACAAATGCTTATGCTCCGGGAGCTCTTGATGTTAAAACAAAAGAGCTTTTAGGATTAGTAGCCTCAGCCGTTTTGCGCTGTGATGATTGTGTAAAATACCATCTTGAAACCAGCCATAAAGAAGGTGTTACGAAAGAAGAAATGATGGAAGCTATGGGGATCGCAACTTTAGTTGGCGGAACCATCGTAATTCCACATTTAAGAAGAGCATACGAATTTTGGGAAGCTTTAGAAGAAGCTGAAACTAAATAA